The genomic window AACATATTTTAATTTTCCCGTACAAGAGTCAAATGGAACTTTTTATCATTTCTTGATAACAGAAAAAAAACCGGGCCCCCGCGGTAAATTTTGCCGACAATATTTTGGTACTGCTTAGGGTTTGAAACGTCTTCACCGTTCACCGCTAAAATCCGATCCCCCACCCGGATTCCCTTTTTCTCCGCAGTACTTCCAGAAATAATTTCTTTAATGACCACCCCGGAGCCGTATTCCGCTCCATCCTGAACCGGCTCCAACTCTATCCCCAGGGCCGGGTAATTCCCCTGGGGATCAAAAATGCCTGCCTGTCTATTCTTCTTTTTTTGGTAATTATCCAGTTTCACACGAACCACCTGGGGTTGACCGTCGCGAAGAATATCCAGATGAACCGTTTGCCCAGGGGTAATGACACCCACGATGCGAATCATACGCGTCGGAGAATTAACGGCCACACCGCCAATTTTCAAAATGATATCCCCCACCCGGAGCCCCGCCCGCTGAGCCGGATCGCCTTCAAACACCGAATTGATCAAAACCCCTGTCCCCACATCCAGATCGACTTTCGCCGCCATTTCAGAGTCCACAGGCTCGATCCCAACCCCAAGCCAGCCCCGCCGGACTTCGCCATTCTCGATCAATTGCGTCGAGATCTGCTTCACAATATTAGAGGGAATGGCAAACCCGATGCTCTGCGCATAATTGATGATGGCGGTGTTGATACCGACGACCTCCCCTCGAATGTTGAGTAATGGCCCACCACTGTTTCCGGGGTTGATCGAAGCGTCGGTCTGAATAAAATCTTCATAACGTGAAAGGTTGACGTTTTCCCGGTTCAACCCGCTGACGATGCCAAAGGTCATGGTGTCGTTCAAGCCGTAAGGATTGCCAACCGCAACCACCATCTGGCCGACTTTTAAGCGTCCCGAATCGCCAAAATCCACAGAACCTTCAGCCAGACCTTCCGGTATTTTCACCACAGCGAGATCCGTGTCGTCATCCGATCCCAATACCTCACCGACCACTTTCTTACCTCCAAAGAGCGTCACCTGAATTTTGTCGGAACTGCGGACCACATGACTGTTGGTGACGATGAACCCTTTTTTTGCATCGATGATCACACCGGCCCCTGCATTGTTGGGTCTTCCTTTACTGGGCTCATCCTGCCTGCGAATCGATGGAGAAGGGGGGACGTATGGAGACAGGCTGACAACGGCGGGCCGCACCTTGTCCGCCAAAGAAACAAACGCGTTCTCCAGGTCTTCAAGAAGCTGGAACCCTTTGAACCCTGCGGATGCGGTTCCAAACCCGGAAAAGAAAAATAGAAATGCGAAAATTAAAACTGTAAGCGGTTGGGTGAGTGATCGGGTATTCATGGCTTTTGATCGAATGAGGTTGAATGAATACTGACTTAAGGAAACCAGAAAATCAAAGTTTTATCCAGAAGTTTGCATTGCGCCGGGAAAGTTTTAAACACGATCCCGGAAAAGAAATTAAATTTCCTTTTTCTGATTAAAAAATATCTCGAGCAGTCGCCAACATAATAAAAGTTTTCAAGGACTTGGACAATCAATAATTTTACCACTTTTTTTTACAATCGCTTCCACGCCGCTTCCGAGAACAGAATTCGCATTTTCGGTGCAAACCGCAGGCAGATGATGGAAAGCCGCCTGGCAACATCCAGCAAAACCATTGACCCGATAGGGCGCATATTTATCAAAAAAAGCAATTCACTTGATTTCTTATAAGGATCATGAAAAAGTAAAACAACCGCTTGCAAGTAAAAATCAACCCTGCTGTGAATCCAATGGACTTTAAAGAACTGGAAAACCAATCCGCCGAGGAAATCCTGCAATGGACCCTGGACAAGTTTGGCAAACGCGCCGGCGTCGCGTCGAGTTTCGGTATGGAGGACATGGTGCTCATCGATATGGTGTCCAATTTAGGGGGAGACATCACCCTGTTCACCCTGGACACCGGGCGCCTGCACGAGGAAACCTACGAGACCATGGAAAAAGTCCGCACCCGGTACGGGTTGACCATCCAGACGTATTTTCCCGACCGGGAGAAAGTCGAAGCGTTGGTTCGCGATAAAGGTCTTTTTTCCTTCAGGGAAAGTGTGGACAACCGCAAGGAATGCTGTTTCATCCGCAAGGTGGAACCCTTAAACCGCGCACTCGCCCAATTGGACGCCTGGGTGACGGGCCTCCGCCGCGAACAAAGCGTGACGCGCACCGACGTTCCAAAAGTGGCCGACGATGCCGACCACCCACCCCTGGTCAAGATCAACCCCCTCGCCGATTGGACGCAGGAACAGGTGGAAGCCTACATCCAGAAACACTCGGTTCCTGTCAATGCCCTGCATGCGAGAAACTTTCCCAGCATCGGCTGTGCTCCCTGCACCCGGCCCATCATGGAAGGGGAAGATATCCGCGCCGGACGCTGGTGGTGGGAAAACCCGGAGCATAAGGAGTGTGGGTTGCACAGACCGAAGTGAAAAACATAACCTAGAGAAAAAAGAAAGAGGAATGATAAATACCTGCTTATTTTTTTCGGTTCACGGCCTGCAGGCTATGCTCAACCCCTTCCAACCGTTTTGAAAACTCTTCCGTATTTTCAAATATCGATACTGTCAGAGGAACCAACAATCGAGCGACCTGCCGGGCTTTTTGGAATAAATTGCCTTTCACTACATCCTTCCCGCTATTCAGTTCGGCAATCAGCCTCCTTTCCACTTCGATGCAAAGAATGGGCAAAAGTTGAAAGGCCATCAATCCCACCGTCCCTATTTGTCTCAAAGAAGCCCTAGGACCGTCATCTTTCCCTGAAGCCTGAGCGGTAAAAAGGTCTTCAGGGGCCGTGGTGTGCATGAACAGCATGGAAATGAGAAACATCAAAGTCAACCGGCAGGCGATGAGCGCTCCCGCTTCCAGTCCTTCCCAGGTCACTCCTAATACAGAAACGGATTCGATGGAAGTTCCCGGCGTAAAAAAGACGGGGAATATTCCCAGCAAAAGGATGAACCAGGCAAAAGTCCGCAGTTTCCGAATTACCCCTCCAAAGCCTGTTTTGGCTAAAACGATCCCCAGCAGGCAAATCAGGGAGACCGCGGCGATCCCCATCCACTGGCCCCATGCGGTGAGGCAAAGGATTGCCAGTCCGAGGGAAATTTTTCGGGCCACGGACATCCTGTGAAGAACCGAGTCTCCGGGGCTATAAACTCCCGGCATCAGATGATCGAATGAAAAGTTTTTTTTCATTTTACACAGGAACCTTTACTTACTATCCGGTGACATAACCTTAGGATGAGCTTAGACCATTTGCACCGCAAAGGCGGAGAGGCCCCAAAGAATAAAATTAGACAAAATCAACAGGAGAAAAACCGGTCCTCATCTCCTCTTGAATCGTTCTTTCTTTAGGTTTTCTTTGCGCTCTTTGCGCCTTTGCGGTAGTGATGTCCCATTTTGGTTTCAAACATCCTCTCGCATGCTGGCTCAATGGCTTGAATGCCCTCGAAAACTATGGAATGATGTCTTTTTTTCCACCGGATTTGATTATATGGTTTCCCCTGACAGGATCATAGAAGAAACCCGAAAACACGTGGAATCCCTGTTTGCCGATGACGGTTCCGGCCACGACTGGTGGCATATTTACCGCGTGTGGACCGTTGCGGGCAAGCTGGCCGAGGCGGAAGGCGCGGACCGCACTGTAGTGGAACTGGCGGCGCTATTGCACGACATCGCCGACTGGAAATTTCATGACGGCGACGACACCGTCGGTCCGCAAAAAGCCCGGCAATGGCTGGAACAACAGGGAACCGACGAGGACACCATCCGCCATGTGTGCGACATCGTCGCAACCATCTCCTACAAGGGAGCTGGGGTAGAGACTCCGATGCAGACGCTGGAAGGCAAAGTCGTGCAGGACGCCGACCGGCTCGACGCCATCGGCGCTCAGGGCATCGCCCGCACGTTTGCTTATGGCGGCAACAAGAACCGCTTGATCTACCATCCCGATCAGAAGCCGGTGATGCATCAGAGTTTCGAGGAATACAAGAAAAACGACGGCCACACGATCAACCACTTTTACGAAAAACTGCTCCTCCTAAAGGACCGAATGAACACCGAGGCGGGAAAGAAAATGGCCGGGGAAAGGCACCGTTTCATGGAACAGTTTCTCGACCAGTTTTTCAGAGAATGGCATGGAGAATCCTGAAATCCTCAAAGAGGCCGCCGAGCTTTTGTCCGGCTCTAAACGCGTGCTGTTTTTGACCAGCGCCGGAATGAGCGCCGACTCCAATATCCCGACATTTCGAGATAAAGACGGGTACTGGCGAAACTTCCCGCCCTTCAAGGAAAAAAATCTGGAAGCGCAGGATCTCGCCAGCCCCTGGGCGTTCCGCAACGAGCTTCCGCACGCCTGGGCATTTTACGAATGGCGGCGGCGAAACGCTCACGAAAACGAACCGCACAAGGGCTATCACATCATCAACCGCTGGATCGACGACCACTTTGAAGACGCCTTCATCCACACCACCAACACCGACGGCTATCACCTGCGTTCCGGGTCTCATCCCAGTCAGGTGATGGAAGTGCACGGGTCCATGTGGCGCCTTCAGTGCCTGGAGGTGTGCAGTCACAGTTTCTGGGACGAGGATTCCGTTCCGCTTTGCGAGATGTCGTATGACACCATGAAAGCCTGGGATTATCCGAAATGCCGTCAGTGTAAGGCCATCGCCCGGCCTCACATTTTAATGTTCGGCGATGGAGAGTATGTCGGGCATCCGGAACAGGAGAGAAATTTTCAACAGTTTCTCGGCGAGCCCGTCGATCTGGCGATTCTGGTTGGAAGCTCCGGAGCTATCCCGACCAATGACTACATCGCGGTCCATCTTCAAAGCCGGGGAACGCAGGTGATCAACATCAACCCCGATCCGTCCACCAACGCCATCGTCCGCACGGACCACTTCCTGCCCATGACCAGCGAAGCCGCTTTCATAAAGTTAGACGAAGCGGCTTTTGGAACACCGTTTTAAACAGCGTGACTCTGCTCCAGACTGTAAAACCACTCACAGCATTCTTTTTATCTGAAGGTGATCCGCCTGTTTCAACAAAACCTCCGGATTTTCCACGGTTTGCCCCGTCTCCCACCTCAAAAAACCCCGAATCGCCTTATATTGTAAGCCTCTGATAAACTACATTTAATATTCCTATCCACCCGAAAATATAGTATTCTTTTGGGATACCCCAATACCACGGTTTGGAAACCTGGAGTTAAGGTATAGCTAATTCCTTGATTAAATTAGACTTAAAATTTCTATTTTCCTTTGGAGGACGTTGCCAATGCGGGTCCTGATCCTTACACTTATTTTATTTTTTTCCAGCTCTCTTCCTCTTTATGCGAAATGTACCAAGGAAGAGGTGTGCGCTCTGGTGGGTAAAATGAACCACTTCGCCATTCTGGATAAATGTCCCGCTGCCGGCCCCATGCTGGTGGAGTGTAGGCAGGTTTCCAAAGAAACCGTGGAAGACCTGCCCGAACCCAACTTTGTCGACAACGGCGACGGCACGATCACCGATACCGTCAACAAATTGCTATGGTTAAAAAAAGGCCGCTTTGATAAAAAATTAAAACTCAAAGACGCGAAGGCCGAAGCAAATATGGCCGAAGAGGCAGGACGCAACGGGTGGCGGCTTCCCACCCTGCCGGAACTGAAAACCCTGCTCTATAAAGAAAGAGTGATCAACGCCAGCGGTAAAAAGGCCTGGATCAATCCCTTGTTTGATGACGGGTTGGGTCACTACTACTGGACGACGACGACCTGTGACCAGGTTTCCGTCATTAAAGACCGCTACCAGGAAAAGATCTGCCAGGAGGGTGACAAGGCCGCATGGTTTGTCCACTTCAACATCAATGCGGTTGGGTGGTTTCATACCGACCTGGAACGGCCCTTCGTCTGGCTGGTACAGGAAGCAAAGTAAGCGGCTTAATCTTTTTGAGTTCCTTTTACTCCCAGCCCTCGGGCAGGGTCACACCCTCTCCACTCCTGGCTGTTATTAAACGAAGGAAAAATGAATCCTATCCATCCGCAAAATCATCAACACCTGTGCGGCCAGGGTTGAGTTTTGAGAAAGCCTCCATCATCATCAGCGCTCCGCATCGATATCCCTCTTGAAAAACCTTAATTTTCAAGGTAAACAATTGAAATCATTAGAGAGTTTTAATTTAGACAACACGTTTGCCCAATTGGGGCCGGAGCTCTACCAGCTCAAATCCCCGGACCCGGTCTCGGAGCCCTATCTCGTCGATTTTAATCCTGAAGGGGCCCGGCTCATCGGTCTGGACCCAAAAGAAGCGGACCGGCCCGAGTTTGTCGAATATTGCGCCGGCAACAAACTGTTCCCCGGTTCCAAACCGCTGGCGATGGCGTATTCAGGCCATCAATTCGGAGTCTACAACCCGCGCCTGGGGGATGGCAGAGGGCTTTTATTGGGCGAAGTGACTAACGGCGACGGACATAAATGGGACATCCACTTGAAGGGAGCCGGACCGACCCGCTTTGCCAGGGGATTTGACGGACGCGCTACCCTGCGCTCTTCCATCCGCGAATACCTGGCCGGGGAAGCCCTGCATGGCTTGAAGATACCGACCACCCGCTCGCTGGCCATCGTCGGTATCCGTGAGCTGATTTACCGGCAAACGCCCGAACTGGCGGCTGTCCTGGTGCGCATCAGCGATTCGCACATCCGCTTCGGCAGTTTCGAGTTGTTCCATTACACGAACGATCCCGGAAGGGTCAAAGAGCTTGCCGATCATGTCATTCAACGCCATCACCCGGACATCGAAAACGAAGCGGACAAATACCAACTGCTCTTTAGGCGGGTGATGACGTCGACCGTTCAGCTCATCGCCAGATGGCAGGCGGCGGGATTTGTCCACGGCGTGATGAACACCGACAACATGTGCATCACCGGCGTTACGTTTGATTACGGTCCGTACGGATTCATCGATCATTTCG from Nitrospinaceae bacterium includes these protein-coding regions:
- the srtN gene encoding NAD-dependent protein deacetylase — protein: MENPEILKEAAELLSGSKRVLFLTSAGMSADSNIPTFRDKDGYWRNFPPFKEKNLEAQDLASPWAFRNELPHAWAFYEWRRRNAHENEPHKGYHIINRWIDDHFEDAFIHTTNTDGYHLRSGSHPSQVMEVHGSMWRLQCLEVCSHSFWDEDSVPLCEMSYDTMKAWDYPKCRQCKAIARPHILMFGDGEYVGHPEQERNFQQFLGEPVDLAILVGSSGAIPTNDYIAVHLQSRGTQVININPDPSTNAIVRTDHFLPMTSEAAFIKLDEAAFGTPF
- the apr gene encoding phosphoadenosine phosphosulfate reductase gives rise to the protein MDFKELENQSAEEILQWTLDKFGKRAGVASSFGMEDMVLIDMVSNLGGDITLFTLDTGRLHEETYETMEKVRTRYGLTIQTYFPDREKVEALVRDKGLFSFRESVDNRKECCFIRKVEPLNRALAQLDAWVTGLRREQSVTRTDVPKVADDADHPPLVKINPLADWTQEQVEAYIQKHSVPVNALHARNFPSIGCAPCTRPIMEGEDIRAGRWWWENPEHKECGLHRPK
- the degQ_1 gene encoding peptidase; this encodes MADKVRPAVVSLSPYVPPSPSIRRQDEPSKGRPNNAGAGVIIDAKKGFIVTNSHVVRSSDKIQVTLFGGKKVVGEVLGSDDDTDLAVVKIPEGLAEGSVDFGDSGRLKVGQMVVAVGNPYGLNDTMTFGIVSGLNRENVNLSRYEDFIQTDASINPGNSGGPLLNIRGEVVGINTAIINYAQSIGFAIPSNIVKQISTQLIENGEVRRGWLGVGIEPVDSEMAAKVDLDVGTGVLINSVFEGDPAQRAGLRVGDIILKIGGVAVNSPTRMIRIVGVITPGQTVHLDILRDGQPQVVRVKLDNYQKKKNRQAGIFDPQGNYPALGIELEPVQDGAEYGSGVVIKEIISGSTAEKKGIRVGDRILAVNGEDVSNPKQYQNIVGKIYRGGPVFFLLSRNDKKFHLTLVREN
- a CDS encoding UPF0061 protein, with protein sequence MKNLNFQGKQLKSLESFNLDNTFAQLGPELYQLKSPDPVSEPYLVDFNPEGARLIGLDPKEADRPEFVEYCAGNKLFPGSKPLAMAYSGHQFGVYNPRLGDGRGLLLGEVTNGDGHKWDIHLKGAGPTRFARGFDGRATLRSSIREYLAGEALHGLKIPTTRSLAIVGIRELIYRQTPELAAVLVRISDSHIRFGSFELFHYTNDPGRVKELADHVIQRHHPDIENEADKYQLLFRRVMTSTVQLIARWQAAGFVHGVMNTDNMCITGVTFDYGPYGFIDHFDPRYTPNTSDSHGRYALGKQAEIGYWNLSKWGETLCGLVDPEDILEEMAQYQPMYNSFYRELMGQKLGLAVLDQEFADLMGKLFELLFNNPVDYTNFFRGLSNYPEGNFSGLLHAFNDQKEIKDWLDRYGKLIDREGSAFEERKDKMDAVNPKFLLRQYLLQRAIDKALKESDFSEIQRLRVLLEDPFNDRPEIFKQYGIDPEFYASDTPDSQLGMQLSCSA
- a CDS encoding phosphohydrolase — its product is MVSPDRIIEETRKHVESLFADDGSGHDWWHIYRVWTVAGKLAEAEGADRTVVELAALLHDIADWKFHDGDDTVGPQKARQWLEQQGTDEDTIRHVCDIVATISYKGAGVETPMQTLEGKVVQDADRLDAIGAQGIARTFAYGGNKNRLIYHPDQKPVMHQSFEEYKKNDGHTINHFYEKLLLLKDRMNTEAGKKMAGERHRFMEQFLDQFFREWHGES